DNA from Megachile rotundata isolate GNS110a chromosome 8, iyMegRotu1, whole genome shotgun sequence:
TTACATTCGTTGTTCACAATGATGCATCATTTTTCAAAGATGCCGGAAGATTCGTCGGCGGATTTCGAAGCTTTGAACAACCAACCTACAGAGCTTTACACAAAAGTGGAGGCAGATAAACAAAAAAATGAAGGTCCATCGTTGGACCAGCAAGCATCCACGACAGAATCGATACCGGAAGTGAATACCGAGGACGACTGGTTGTCGTATCTTGATTGCGACGCGATCTTCGACGTGACTTGCGAAAATTTGTCCTATTATAATTCGACTAAAGCTGAAAAAGATAGCGACAGCGATATGGACGACACGTTAACGTTCGATGACGCCGAAGATTGCGAAACTCTGGTCCGAGACGATAATTCGTCCAACAATTGTTGCAACAATTTGTGCTGCCAAAACGTGGACGATTTTGATCGATCGCCCGATAGAAGTCTTGTTTCTCCGAAGATTTCGACGATAGAGATCAAAATCGAACCTCAAACCGTGTCCGGCAAAGAGGATTCAAAAATCGTGAGCGCGGAAGGTAAAAATGATCAACAGGATGTTAACAACGATAACGGGACAATCGAGGAAAATAGCAACGAGAAAGATCAACAGGATATCGATGGAAATTTGTTGGAACAAGTGAACGAGGAGACAAAGAGTCTCGATAACGTAGAACGTGACGATAACGATAACACGACTGAAAAAGAAGAACAACGATCGGACAATTTTGATTTCTCGAGCGATTCTGACGAAGAGCACGAGAAGAAACTGATATATTCCTCTCCCAGTGTCAACATTTCCGCTTACTTTAAATTCAGAGACAACTTGAAGGATCCGAAGTTCGAAGCGGCTTTGAATAGATTGGATCCAAAAATTTCTCGCGATCGAGATGAATCTTTGGTGTTGGAAGAAGTCGAAGAAACGTCGACGGAAATCGAAACGAGTCAGAAAGAAGAAGCTTCGATAGATCCTGTACCAGAGACAGGATCGAAGCATGTGGAGCCAAGTTCTCCAGAAGAGTATCTAGAAAAATTGGCAGAGATCACGGAATCAAATTGTCCGAAAACCGAGGAACAAGTTCAAGAAAGACTGAAAAGAATCGCCGAAGGCAAAGCAGAAATAGAAAACAGGAAGAACGAGGCCTTAAAAGATCTATCGATGGAGTTCAACGAGGTTGAGAGACTCGTCGCAGAACAGAAAGCAGTCGAGACAAACGATTTGTCCTCCAATAATGAATTTCCTGAAGAGTCCGATAACGAATCCGAAGGAAGTTTAAAGCCTGGCGATATCGAAATGCCTTTGACGAAAGATCAGGTAGccgagaatttcaaatttaaaacagaGGAAGACGAAAAACGTCGAACAGAAAAGTTACAAGAATGTTTAAGAGTTATTCCGATAGAGGATATGGAACCAGCAGAAGAAGCAGTCGAAGACGAAACCGACTCGAAGGCGAAACGTGAAGTGGTTCAAGGGAACAAGTCCGAAGAAACAATTGGGTCAGACATTTCTAACAATTTAGAAGAAACTTCGAGTACTATCGAGGAGTCGAAGGAAGCGGATAAAACGATGATCACTGGAATTGTCGAGGACATCATCTCCGAGACGGAAGATTCTTTATTTTGGCATTTTCTCAAGGACAGGGAAGAGAGGACGTACATCAAAGGAAAAGTGTACGAATTCGACGAGAAAAGACACGGTGTCAGGTAAAGTAGTGCGAGCATACAATACGTTCCAAAGCGTTGAAGCAAatgatttgaaatttcagaatgacCGAGGATTACCTGAAGAAACAATGCAAGCTGCAAAAGCTCTATCAGACACCGCACTTGAATGACGTACTCTATCTGCATTACAAAGGTTAATATGTTCAGAAATAAAATGAACATTCCTATATCGTTTACCAGAAATTATAATCCTGTATTACATAAACTTTGCGCATACTCTTACATATAAGTAACGTAAAGTCGTAGGGAATTTATGAAGTATCTAACGAGCGTCTCGACGttagcaaaaataataaaaggagAAAAAATTAGAGGTTACATTTTTCAGGTTTCTCTTTCATCGAGAATCTAGAAAAGTACACGGGTTTGAAGTGTTTGTGGTTGCAGAACAACGGGATCCGCGAGATTGCCAATGTGGAAAATCAAAGCGAATTAAGGTGTCTGTACCTTCAGAACAATCTGATCGGCAAAATCGAGAATCTTGATTATCAGACGAAGCTCGACACCCTGAATCTCTCTCACAACACTATAAGGAGGATCGAGAATCTCGGTGAATCTCGTACTAGTCGATGTTGGTATCCTTGATGACCTTGACCTTGACGTGCCTCTGCTTTCAGATAGCCTCAAGTTCCTGAATACTCTAAACCTGTCGCACAACTACCTACAAGACACCGCTGACATTGAACATCTCCGATTGCTGGACAGTCTCTCGGTACTGGATATTTCTCACAACAGGATAGACACCGAGCAAGTTGTTAATGTGAGTCCGTTATGTTTCCTTAATCGTGTGCCTCGGGCGTATACAGCTCCGACGGTTGTTTCAGCCACTCGGAACGCTTCGGGTGTGAtgtaattttcgtattttcaccACGGTGGAAGCACGTTTTGTAACAACGCGTTCCTTACGATTTTTACGACTAAGGAGTTCAATTTCACGTCTCGGAATGTTTCAACTTTATCATCTCCGATTTAGAGACGACTATGCCACGAAACTTATCGATGATTTCGAAAACAAATGAACGTAGAAACCAAGTAGAAAATTCGACAGATTCTAGGGGACATGAAGGAATTACGAGTAGTACGTCTGGTAGGCAATCCAGTTTTGAAGATGATCAAGCTGTATCGCAAGACCATGATCCTAAAATGCAAGAATCTGAGGTACCTCGACGACAGACCAGTGTTTCCGAAAGATCGCGCGTGCGCCGAAGCATGgtaaattacaattaatctcTTTGAGCCTATTTGGAAGCGCGATAGGTTTTAATTAACGAAACTGTCGCGAAGACAGGATGCGAGGAGGGCCCGAGGAAGAAGCTGCTGAAAGGAAACGCTGGAACGACGCGGAGCAGAAGAAAATCAATGACAGCGTACAAGGTGTGTAAAAATCGAAAGGTGAAAAATACGAAACGATCGACTCTTGAATCGCGTTTTACCAGTTTCgactttaacactaaaactaccaaaacggtcaaatgaccgctccacaactTTCCAACTATAAGTTACACAATTTGTTAAGCTGTTCTTCTTGAAATCTgcgttgattttcatcaagatagaCAACTTCATTTTAATGCCAAATGAAGTACACGTTATACGCCGATAGGTTCAGTGTTAAGAACCGGCCATTTTGTACGAACATCGATGAAATACGGTCATGTAGTGACTTTCATCGAAGCTTATGCTTCGAATTGTTGGGACGCGAGTACCATTTTGGGGTACTTTTCGTCAAATCGTATCGGATGTTCGGTAGGCGAGCTTCTAATGGAATCCACTTACTTTAGCAATCTCGAAGAAGCGAACGAATGATTACCGAAATGGTTTGAAGAAGTAAAAAATAACCGGTAGACTAGTCAAAGCTTCGAGCATAGTATTTATTTCCGTCCATAATCGTTCGGAGTCGATGTTTGAAGCGTCTGCTTAGAAAATTGCAAACCGATCTAATCTGTTATCCGTTCAATCGATCGCTAATTACCTGCGGACCTGCGCCCGCCCTCGAAAGCCCTGATAAACAAAAGGAAGCTGTACAAACCGGTCGGGACGTCCGAAAAGGAGGCGGAGGATaagaagaagacgaaggagGACGAAGAAGAAGTAGCTGCCACGAGCAAGCTCGTGTGCACGAGCAACGAACTGGTAAGAACTAGTTTTGTCAAGGTCTGGTACAGAATTCGTGCTTCGAATAATATCACCCATCGGTCCCATCCACTATTTGATCATTCACCACGCGATACCCCCCGTTGATGTTGTTCTTCTCGATCCAACGTTCAAGCTCCAGCTGGAGAGGAAGAAAAAGTCAGGTGTCTCATCCCCTTGCAGCTCCTCCGCGTCCTCGTCGGACGACGAGGAGGTGGAGAACGACGGAACCGTGCAAAAAGGAATCGAGAAAAGCGACGGAATCGGGCCAATGGCGGAGGAAGAAAGAAAAACCCCCGTCGACCAAACGGAGCTTGTATTGCCCTGGAAAACTCAGGTATTTACGCTACtttttttcgaacgtttcaaacCTCTTCCGATACGAACAAAATTCACTGCGACTCGGAGGGAATTTTCATATCTGTTAAATGTACAGTAAAGTATAGATCATCTCGTATTATTTAGAAATCGCAAAGTAGAGAGCCTACGGTATTAGTAGAAGATATAACAGAAGAGAAGGAGTACGTGGCAGGCGATGGAGAGAGGAAGAGGCTGGCCAAGGAAATTTTGGACGGGAGAAGAAGCATGGACGATCCACCGGGTGGTTATGCTTTGGAAAGAGAACTGGCCCATTACGAGAAACTTGTCCTGGAGACGAGCAACGAGACCGCAATTACTTGTAAGTACCGGTAGGGGGACCACGGCGATAGTAAATAATGTAGCAATGCCGAATACGATACGTGCAGACGTCGATTTAACCCTTCTTTGAGCCGCCTATTTCTTCTTATTCTTCGTTTCAGCTGCCGAGGAAAAAAAATCCTTTCAAAGTACCTCCGTTTCTTGCGATATTCTGGAATCGAAGAAAACCAAAAATAACGAGGAAGACGAACGTTTTTACCAGGATATCATGGACAATTACCGAAGAAAAGATGATGCACATCCTCTGAGCAGCCAACTAAGTAGCATCAGACAGGACATGAAGGGATTCTGTGCGGACATGGACAAGTTTGTCCAGGATAATAAAATCGTCTTGGAGAACGGCGACGTGAAAGGGTTCTGGGGTCAGAAGATGCGAAAAGAGCCGCACGAAAATAACGAACAAACAGACTCGGCCACCAAGGAAGAAAAAATTGAATGGTGGAACACGAAGGAAAGAAAATTAAAGGTTCAGGAAATCTTGAAGAAGCGAGAagaagaaacgaagaaaaaacCAGAAGAAGAACAGAAGGTTACGAAGAAGATCGAAATCCTTGAAGCCGACGATAAAAAAATCActaaagaaaaggaagaaatagAACTGTCGTCCTCCGATAGTGTCTACGAtctactaaatttaaaaacgtgtcaaaaaattcttttaaaagaCGTGCAGACCTATCCCGAAAACGAGGACAGAATATTTGACGAACCTACGCAACAAGAAGATCCTTCTTCCGGTATCTTTAGCTCTCTGTTCAAAGAACTGAACAGCAAAAGTCGAGTGAATGCGGACTTAAGAAAATCGAAAGCAGGTAGCCATTGCGAATTGCCAGTCATAGAGGAATCGGAAGAAGTGAACGAAGACGCTCAACGTAAGAAGGTACcaaagaaatttgttaaaagaGAGGTTGACGACGCGTCGAGTAATTCGACCGATAACGAATCGGATGTCGATTCCATAGTAACCGTGATCGATCTTTACGATAAATCGACGAAAGGACCAAGTTCCGATCAAAAACAGAATTCCGACACTGTTACGAATACGACGGAAAAAAGTGAACGTAAAGTTTCGGAACAGAATACTCGGCGATCAAAGGTTGAAAGCTCGAATAAAAGTTCCCTGAAATCGTGTAAAAGGACTGGCGATAACGACTCCGACGATGTTGCTATAAAAAGGTCTCATTTAATCGAGGAAATTGATTCTGAAAAGGAAAAGATTGGTTACGACGTGGCTGAAAGATGTAGACGACACGTGATGAAAGAGGCGAAGGCTTTCATGAAAAAGAAATCACCTCTGATCGATCAGTACATAGAAGATTTTATAACCAACAGAAAACCTGGAGACTATTCTATACCTAGAAATTACGAGCAAATGGACTTTCTGGATTTGTCTTTTGTAAGGTCTGAACCTTCGAAAAAGTCTAACGAGACGAGGAAAGGCGTGAATCTTTATCAAGATTTTTGCGAACATTTGGATCGGTTGAACAACGACAGGAAACTTTTGATCGAGCCAGACTTCGCGAAAAGCAAGAAAATGGATCTCGAGGAAAAGAAAGGCGACGTTCTATCGTCAAGGGAGACCAAACAGTCGAAGAAGGAACAAACACAGCCATTGATCGAGGTGATTGAGAAAAATCCAAGAAATCTAAAGGACGTCGAACAGCCTGAAGAACGACCACCTGTTGACCCTGACGATCCTACGATGGACGCTGCGTTAAAAGACAAGATATTGAAGAGCATAAATGCTCCAAAAAGCGAGGAACAAATGGAGAGAGGGAAGAGGTCGGCTGAAAAATTGATGAAGGTGTCTAGGGAAGCTATGGCAAAAAGAAAATCGATGCTCGATCAATCGTCTAGCAGTTGCATTCAgcaattagtaattttaattcGTTTCAATCGAATATTTCGTATAATTTTATGTTGCATTTTAATAACCCTACCTCTTCTTTTCAGGAATTCGACGAAAGCAGAATATACTTCAAAAATCTACTGAGCGAGAATTTTGCGAACATCGATCGGTcggaaaaaatagaaaatgtcgtggAAAGTAACTCGGAAACTGAAGAACAAGCTACTGTAAATTCGAACGACAACCAAAAGGAAAGCGGAAAATCGAGAAAAAGTCTAGAATTGCAGGTCATTCAACAAAACTAAAGATACTTCGTACAAAAACTTTAAAGTTAGAAACTgattgaattatatttaaatttgtaatagaaCAAACAAGTGTTAACAAAAGATTAATGTTGTCAAAAGAACACGCGTGGATGAGTATCATAGGTTCCTTAAGTTAAGTTGCACCTCTGTATTCTTCTTCCTTGTATTCGAATAAACGTGTTAAAACCGAAGGGGTAAGGGCACATGGTATGCCCTGATCTGCTTTCAGAGTATTCGGTTGTAAAAATAATTCGCGagatacttgaaattaaaaagaaatttcgcCTTTTAGACGAAAGATGGCAAAATAGAGTCGATAGTCTTCTACTACGTAcactttatttttcattttcttgtcCACACTCAcatcaattatataataatagtaatgatgatGGCGGTGATCCGGTGAACCGTAattaatagtaagaataattaaTCCGTAATTATGCGTAATGACAATCGGCTGCTTGCAAACGAAACAACAGTCTCCGACGTTCTTACGTTCTCGTCGTTCCCGAGGACAAATCGGGCCACGAAAATCCACCCTTCGAATATCCCGTGTCCTCGCAAAAGCTTGGCAAAAAGCTCGTGATACTTTTATACGTATATATAGGATGATATCGGAATGGAATTTTTCttctcccttttcttttatcgtAACGTTCTCGTCGAACCTTGTTTATTACACGTTCAACCGTTTTTTATATTTCCTTTCATCAAAGTTCGTCTCttgttttcattttcttctattattttttttcatttctattcGACCATTTCCCTTTCCGTACGTTCAGCtcgtttattttatataataatacacGCCAGACGAATGTCGTTCTCGCGTGTGCTCTTAAAAACTATCTTATActgttctctctctctctctctctcgttctctctttttctctggcTCATCGCAGGAAGTAAAGAAACGTACAGATACATTATACTTCACTgtttctataattattacaataatagatttataaattgtccACTTTCCCTCTCCCATGCACACTAATTTCCCTGGCGTCCCTTTCACGCGACATCAAGCAAAACAAAAATCGAACATTCGCACACACGTTAGTCGCAGAGTTTTTCGTACACGATTATCACACGCTCACTCATTCGTTTGTTCCctaattttaagttatcctcttGAACTATACCGACCATCGAGGAAATGGTCATCGACGATCAGAGTCGAATTAGAAATCGGCTATCAAAGGGAATGGATATCGTAAAGTTATTTTGAAATCGCCGACAATATTTTCATTGGTACATCATCGACAGACGTATCTacgtagaaaataaattttgaaagctGATCTTTCCGAGTGTTCTAAACATTGAACAGAATTGCACATAAATATAGTAAGTTACCCAAGGCAAATAACCGAATAGGAAATTACCACGTACAATGTAAATATAGATATATCGATGTAAAAACCGATGAATACAACGTAGTCGATAATGAAAGGATGAAAATATTGCTGGTGATTTCAGCATGAACTGGATATCGTTTCCATTCCAGCATCGATTCAAGGGATAAAAAAAAGACAGACAGAATCTCGTGATCGCCGATCAACACTTCCTTGGCCACATTTGTGTATACATACGTTTATCTCTTTGGATTTAAACCTTCGCTTATTATATCGTATCGTTATAGTGTCGGTTGCTCTGTTGCTTCCATCGCGGTTAATTAGTTTAATTGTTTAATGCATGACAGCCCTTACACGTTACGTTACAGAGAGAGAGTGTGTACCTTAACGACTAATGCTTGTAGTATTAAAAGGGGTTCAGGTTATCGAACAAAATCAAAAGAAAAATCTCAAAAGCTTGCCGCTATATTCTTCCTTTTCTATCTCATGCTCGATTTTATTCTCGCGATCCAGAAAGGTAAAATTAATCTGCTAACCGGAATTGTTCGAGTAAAATGAAACGATTCGCAAGAAGCAAGAGGTGCACCGAGCCTTTCGTCCAACACGTTCGTTGTGGACCGAGGGTGGTGCACGTATCGTAGCGTTAGCATTGCTCCGAATCGAGGATAGTTATTCGCTGcgcgaaagaaataaaattgtcatCGACATTAACGGTTTCGAGTGACACGAATTCGAGTCGTACGCGTATCGCAAGATATTAACGCATCGTTTGTCGAAcgattaaaagaaataatattaacCGAGTACAACGCGAATCCGCGTTTCGCGCAGATCGAAATCGATTAAAATTTAGTGACCACAATGAACGCGTCAACTCGTCTTACCGAGGACTATATTTTCAGACAAGTTTCACGCGTTTCTCCGGTTAACAGgttaaaatgaaaaagaaatataaataacaaagtttAGTCTATCAGGAACGCGAAAACTGTGTCGAATTTGCAATCATGTCTTTGGGAAGAAACGAATATCGGAAATCGATCGTCGGGTTGTGCTGGCAATAATGATTCGAACTCTGTTCGTTCGATCGCTTTTATCAGTCTTCTTTGATTCTAGTCCGAGAAAAATTAACGTCGATACCGTTGATTCTTCGCGTACTCTTGATCCCTGTTTTTTTTTTAGACGAGCGTGTTCGCGCGTTTTTATTGTGCAAAATTGTGTACGATTTTTCCCAAGTCGCCATTCTTCCGATTCCTAATCGCAACTTTCTCTCTTCGTGTTTCCTCTGGTGAACGTGTCTCGTCTTTGTACTACGATCCTTACTCTCTTTTTTTatgctttttctttttttttctgttttcttttttctttaagGAGGATTGTCATCGTGCGTTGGTGTTATCGCGTGCGAAACATTCAACGAAATGTTCCGAAAAGAACTATAGTTTATCAAAACACGTAACGATAATATAAATGCTTCCCGAAAGATATGTCACGACATACTGTCGAATCACGCTCCAAATAGTAAATATACTTTTGCTAAATAGTAAATATATCTTTGTAAACAAAAAGGTAAAGATGCGTTCGAGAGCTTCCCGATGTGCAAACAGGTTATTAAAATAGAGCCATCATTGTTGCGGAAACATTTTAAAAAGAGTTTGTACTATGGTCCAAGGATGATCGAGAATCTGACAAATTTTACTACGATACTTTAAAATCGATGCTAAAAGCGACACGGATAAACTAATCGGAATGCACGAAACGAACGTTTCTATCTTTTACCTGGGAACTAACGGacaaatgaaaataatacaGGAACA
Protein-coding regions in this window:
- the LOC100881639 gene encoding uncharacterized protein LOC100881639 isoform X2 — translated: MQENDDCQSTLIDKKHSIETRLDVPESIDLDAKKSMPEDSSADFEALNNQPTELYTKVEADKQKNEGPSLDQQASTTESIPEVNTEDDWLSYLDCDAIFDVTCENLSYYNSTKAEKDSDSDMDDTLTFDDAEDCETLVRDDNSSNNCCNNLCCQNVDDFDRSPDRSLVSPKISTIEIKIEPQTVSGKEDSKIVSAEGKNDQQDVNNDNGTIEENSNEKDQQDIDGNLLEQVNEETKSLDNVERDDNDNTTEKEEQRSDNFDFSSDSDEEHEKKLIYSSPSVNISAYFKFRDNLKDPKFEAALNRLDPKISRDRDESLVLEEVEETSTEIETSQKEEASIDPVPETGSKHVEPSSPEEYLEKLAEITESNCPKTEEQVQERLKRIAEGKAEIENRKNEALKDLSMEFNEVERLVAEQKAVETNDLSSNNEFPEESDNESEGSLKPGDIEMPLTKDQVAENFKFKTEEDEKRRTEKLQECLRVIPIEDMEPAEEAVEDETDSKAKREVVQGNKSEETIGSDISNNLEETSSTIEESKEADKTMITGIVEDIISETEDSLFWHFLKDREERTYIKGKVYEFDEKRHGVRMTEDYLKKQCKLQKLYQTPHLNDVLYLHYKGFSFIENLEKYTGLKCLWLQNNGIREIANVENQSELRCLYLQNNLIGKIENLDYQTKLDTLNLSHNTIRRIENLDSLKFLNTLNLSHNYLQDTADIEHLRLLDSLSVLDISHNRIDTEQVVNILGDMKELRVVRLVGNPVLKMIKLYRKTMILKCKNLRYLDDRPVFPKDRACAEAWMRGGPEEEAAERKRWNDAEQKKINDSVQALINKRKLYKPVGTSEKEAEDKKKTKEDEEEVAATSKLVCTSNELLQLERKKKSGVSSPCSSSASSSDDEEVENDGTVQKGIEKSDGIGPMAEEERKTPVDQTELVLPWKTQKSQSREPTVLVEDITEEKEYVAGDGERKRLAKEILDGRRSMDDPPGGYALERELAHYEKLVLETSNETAITSAEEKKSFQSTSVSCDILESKKTKNNEEDERFYQDIMDNYRRKDDAHPLSSQLSSIRQDMKGFCADMDKFVQDNKIVLENGDVKGFWGQKMRKEPHENNEQTDSATKEEKIEWWNTKERKLKVQEILKKREEETKKKPEEEQKVTKKIEILEADDKKITKEKEEIELSSSDSVYDLLNLKTCQKILLKDVQTYPENEDRIFDEPTQQEDPSSGIFSSLFKELNSKSRVNADLRKSKAGSHCELPVIEESEEVNEDAQRKKVPKKFVKREVDDASSNSTDNESDVDSIVTVIDLYDKSTKGPSSDQKQNSDTVTNTTEKSERKVSEQNTRRSKVESSNKSSLKSCKRTGDNDSDDVAIKRSHLIEEIDSEKEKIGYDVAERCRRHVMKEAKAFMKKKSPLIDQYIEDFITNRKPGDYSIPRNYEQMDFLDLSFVRSEPSKKSNETRKGVNLYQDFCEHLDRLNNDRKLLIEPDFAKSKKMDLEEKKGDVLSSRETKQSKKEQTQPLIEVIEKNPRNLKDVEQPEERPPVDPDDPTMDAALKDKILKSINAPKSEEQMERGKRSAEKLMKVSREAMAKRKSMLDQSSSSCIQQLEFDESRIYFKNLLSENFANIDRSEKIENVVESNSETEEQATVNSNDNQKESGKSRKSLELQVIQQN
- the LOC100881639 gene encoding uncharacterized protein LOC100881639 isoform X1, translated to MQENDDCQSTLIDKKHSIETRLDVPESIDLDAKKSVRISLFNNLRSCEQTGMPEDSSADFEALNNQPTELYTKVEADKQKNEGPSLDQQASTTESIPEVNTEDDWLSYLDCDAIFDVTCENLSYYNSTKAEKDSDSDMDDTLTFDDAEDCETLVRDDNSSNNCCNNLCCQNVDDFDRSPDRSLVSPKISTIEIKIEPQTVSGKEDSKIVSAEGKNDQQDVNNDNGTIEENSNEKDQQDIDGNLLEQVNEETKSLDNVERDDNDNTTEKEEQRSDNFDFSSDSDEEHEKKLIYSSPSVNISAYFKFRDNLKDPKFEAALNRLDPKISRDRDESLVLEEVEETSTEIETSQKEEASIDPVPETGSKHVEPSSPEEYLEKLAEITESNCPKTEEQVQERLKRIAEGKAEIENRKNEALKDLSMEFNEVERLVAEQKAVETNDLSSNNEFPEESDNESEGSLKPGDIEMPLTKDQVAENFKFKTEEDEKRRTEKLQECLRVIPIEDMEPAEEAVEDETDSKAKREVVQGNKSEETIGSDISNNLEETSSTIEESKEADKTMITGIVEDIISETEDSLFWHFLKDREERTYIKGKVYEFDEKRHGVRMTEDYLKKQCKLQKLYQTPHLNDVLYLHYKGFSFIENLEKYTGLKCLWLQNNGIREIANVENQSELRCLYLQNNLIGKIENLDYQTKLDTLNLSHNTIRRIENLDSLKFLNTLNLSHNYLQDTADIEHLRLLDSLSVLDISHNRIDTEQVVNILGDMKELRVVRLVGNPVLKMIKLYRKTMILKCKNLRYLDDRPVFPKDRACAEAWMRGGPEEEAAERKRWNDAEQKKINDSVQALINKRKLYKPVGTSEKEAEDKKKTKEDEEEVAATSKLVCTSNELLQLERKKKSGVSSPCSSSASSSDDEEVENDGTVQKGIEKSDGIGPMAEEERKTPVDQTELVLPWKTQKSQSREPTVLVEDITEEKEYVAGDGERKRLAKEILDGRRSMDDPPGGYALERELAHYEKLVLETSNETAITSAEEKKSFQSTSVSCDILESKKTKNNEEDERFYQDIMDNYRRKDDAHPLSSQLSSIRQDMKGFCADMDKFVQDNKIVLENGDVKGFWGQKMRKEPHENNEQTDSATKEEKIEWWNTKERKLKVQEILKKREEETKKKPEEEQKVTKKIEILEADDKKITKEKEEIELSSSDSVYDLLNLKTCQKILLKDVQTYPENEDRIFDEPTQQEDPSSGIFSSLFKELNSKSRVNADLRKSKAGSHCELPVIEESEEVNEDAQRKKVPKKFVKREVDDASSNSTDNESDVDSIVTVIDLYDKSTKGPSSDQKQNSDTVTNTTEKSERKVSEQNTRRSKVESSNKSSLKSCKRTGDNDSDDVAIKRSHLIEEIDSEKEKIGYDVAERCRRHVMKEAKAFMKKKSPLIDQYIEDFITNRKPGDYSIPRNYEQMDFLDLSFVRSEPSKKSNETRKGVNLYQDFCEHLDRLNNDRKLLIEPDFAKSKKMDLEEKKGDVLSSRETKQSKKEQTQPLIEVIEKNPRNLKDVEQPEERPPVDPDDPTMDAALKDKILKSINAPKSEEQMERGKRSAEKLMKVSREAMAKRKSMLDQSSSSCIQQLEFDESRIYFKNLLSENFANIDRSEKIENVVESNSETEEQATVNSNDNQKESGKSRKSLELQVIQQN